gtatatatatatatatatatatatataaatatgtatatatatatatatttatttatttatttatttatttcattatatcaGCCTAAGCCTAAGTAAAGTGTTTTAGTTTTATCCCGAATCAAACCTCAAATTTatctaagtttataaaaaatataataacattaaTTTTTAACATCaatcatactccctccttctctaaatgtttgatgccgttaactttttttaaacatgtttgaccgtttgtcttattcaaaagattttgtgaaatgtgtaaaactatatgtatacataaaagtatatttaaaataaatcaaatgatagaaaaagaattaataattacttaaattttttaaataagatgaacggtcaaacattttaaaaaaagtcaatggcgtcaaacattttaggatggagggagtatattataaaaatatatttaatgatgaatttaacaaaattaatttcGTGTAatgtatattatatttttttttataaatttagtcaaacttttaacttataaagaACTAACATATCTTGCGTTTTAAAACTGAGGGAGTAATAATTACTAGCTCGAATGATTGATTACTAGTACACTATATATAGCTAATAATATGTATTATTGGATTAAATGTTTGCAGTGCATGTATTTTCTGGAAGGCCTTGAACCATGCATACCCCTGGATGATGATGCTTGCTACTTTGGCCTTCTTTTTGTTAGTGTTGATAATACTGGGAGACCATCACATCACCTTGCCGCCGGTGAGGTCGCCGGCTGATCCAACGCTGCGAATCACACACACCATCAGCGTCTCCTACCTGGCCTACGCTCCCATCATCTTGCAACCTGCACTCCTCTCCTTTCCCTTCTCTTCAATCTCACAGGTAGCTAcatacattttcttttttaagataatggatacAGAGCGATTAATTTGTTGATCGTGTTGTGCTGTTAACcgttgtttaattaattaattggtttGTTTACTTTGTTCATATATGTATGCAGATGCTTAGCATCAAGTATGGCGAGACGAATAAAGTGGTGAACATGCTTGGCATTTGGAAGGAAATGAGGCAGTATCCTGGGCACTACTGGCCTGTCAGTGGGATCGCCTCTTACATAACAACGCCACTAACGTATGTATCCCTCATTTTTATTCTTTCTTCTAGCTTTAATTACTTGTTCATCCATTTCCATTGAAACTACTAGTATACACTACCTCCTCTCCTAAAtatttattgataaaaaaacaCGGAGGCAGTAACTAAGCTAGGCAGGACtcaatttataattttatttgagCTACATATATGTATAACTAACCTGTCTTATGACCTGTTTTCTTTTTGCTGCATGATGAATTGAAGCCTGGATGACATTGTGATAGACCCGGTCCATTCTTTTCTTTATGTTGCGTTCGTGGTTTTGGGATATGCTCTTCTCTCGGTATTTTGGTTCAGAGTTTGCTCACGTTCAAAAAGATACCTCGTCAGGCTTCTAAAGGTAAGTACCAGTCTACTCCTTCcgtctaaagaaaaaaaataaatctaaaactcTGAacaaattcatagtactaggatgtgtcatatctaATATTAGGTTAGTTTTTAATAGGACGAATTGAGTATGTTCATATTGTTTGATCAATTAACTAGTTATATATAAATCGTACgtttatatatagatatattgaATTTTATTGCAGAAGACGCAACGAACAAGAGTGTCGCCTGAGCAGCTGCTGCAGGAGCATGACGAGGACGAGTCGATTAGTCCCAGGCGATGCAGGCACTACATGACCATGGCAGCATATATCGTTGGAATTTGTGTTGGTTTACTGAATCTGTTGGCTGGTTTCATGGGTTTGGGTGGCTCTGGCCCTGCGATCATGCTTGCTGTGACCGTCATCCATAACCTCGTTGAAGGTAGAAACACTGGTCATGTTGCTGCCTTTGGCCTCTGATCTCATCACATCAGGTTAAAAGCCTACGTACATTGTAATATATGTGAAAGACACGAGTTTAGTTTTGAGTAATGATGTTTTGGTTATCATATATAAAGGGATCGGAGTACTATGActtctttttaatataaataccgcggtaacctccttaaattcaaataaatttaaaaaataatttaaaattttgataaattttgcacggttttatacgatttttcacggttaccacggtaaccgtgcttaccgccggagACCGGTAACCCCGGCCCTGGCAGTTTGGGAAACCCTGCCCGCACTTCCTTTTGATCTGATTGCTGGCGTGATTCCTTACCGCTCAAAGAAAAATTTGCTCCGTTGCACTCATGCGTTGGACACACATATCTtctcaaggaccgtaaaattgttGTCCTGATAAGCACTTTCAAGTCTTTTACTTACTTTGCTTTTGGGGTTTATGGATTCACAAGCATGATGTTGTTTTTGGTTATCTCCCTAAATCCCTCTCTCGAATGGTTGTAAAATGTGTGGAAGATGCTACTCTCTGGGCTGAGCGTCTTCGTAGAGAAGATATGGTAGTTGTTTCAGTGTGGAAAGATCTTCTCTCTTCCTATGTAAGAAACCACTAATCTCTTGTAGTCCCAGTTCTTCTATTTCCTTAATGAAATTCAGGTGGGGAAAGTCcgtcccccccctcccccagtgattattttaaaaaaaagaaaccaataGCGTCGTTAGGTAGATATTTTCTTCAAGGGTAATTCAAATAGCTAAACGGAGTCAATCAGAGTTGTGGCTAGGAatatatggattttacaagtttaaaTGAACTTTtgcaagaaagaaaagagtTTTCCAAATTTAAAAGGAGTGTAAAGGAGTATTTGGTCTGATGGGTGGAGCCCACTTCtagtggaagagagagagagagagaatttgaATTTTGATCCACAGCTCATGGTGGactaagggcatgtttgggAAGGTCCGGGTAGTTGCAGCTTCTCgtaaaatccagaaaatgaattaTAAGTCAAAAATCTGGGTTTGCCAACTTTTTAGATTCTAACCAGATtcttctcagaattttaagctctCCAAACAGGGTCTAAGCCCATCTTAGACTATGTTTGTTAATTACTctatccgtctcaaaatataagtaagTTCAGGTAGATGGAGCACAtcatagtactatgaatcttgATAGGCTCCTTATCTAGATTCGTATTACTAGGATGTGTCTCGTTCaaccaaaatttcttatattatatgATGGAGGAGTAtgtattaattaagtatatgGTTAATTAAATTCAttagtacataattaattaagtatattaGTTAAAagttgaaaatggattaatatgtatatttataacaacttttttttatgaaaaatacttGCAAAAAGTAAACCGAAAAGAACAGGAAGTCGGGGTGAGTGAGTCCATGGCCCATGGACCGGTGCCGGTGTATGGGGGTCCAGTGGTGATGATACATAGACATAGTACGGAGTAGTCTCTTCTCCTCGATCTCAGTCGCCACTTCCATGGCGTGGGCCGCGTGCCACAGGGGTGGGTTGCGCatcgccggaggcggcggggttCCGGTGAAGCTCCGGGCCCGGGCCTCGCCGGAGTGGCTAttccccgacgaccggagttgcgCGTCGGTGGTCAATGGTCGCCGACTCGGACCGAACACACCATGTCTCTCCGACCGCCGCCtgcggtggagaagaagaccgccaagaagaagaagaagaagcgttACGCTCCCAACCGCCTATATAAGCAGCGCCCCAGCCGCCGAGTTCCCCCCTTTCTTCCTCCACCCCGACCACCACCTCAAAGCTCTCCACTCGAtccccacctccccctccccctcccaccaCCATCCTTCATCACCGCCTCCGTTCCGTTCCCCATGGCGGAGGACGAGTTCGAGCTCGATGAGGAGGTGTTTCTCGACATACCCGTCGACGTCGTCCACTCCGTGGTGGCGCtggctgcaggcggcggcggcggcggcggcgacgctctgCATCCAGAGCGGGAGAGAGCTCTGCACCCGGCGGAGGACAGAGGCGGGGTTGCGCTCGCGGTTGAGGTCGTGCCCCCGCGTGAGCCCGACGACGAGCAGGGGACGGGcgccggccacggcggcgaggaggaggagaccgacatcgtcgtcggcgactatatggagcgcggcggcggcgacgacgacgatgtgtTCTCATCTACATGCCTCACGACCGTGCTCTTCACGCTGCTCAGCATCATCGTTTGGGCCGTCTTCCTCTACGGCGCCGCCAAGCTTTGCGTCAACTACTTAGTTCCCTTGTTCCGGCAGCAGCCACCACCATCACTTCCATCGCCGGCCTCGCACACctacgacgccgacgccgataTGCGGTGCCCATGCCCATGTCCCTCAGGTTCCTAATTCTTGGCCCTCTCCTTCTTGATTTTCTTGCGACATATCGAGTGCCCTCTGGTTCTTGGTTTTCTTGCGAAATATCAAATGCTCTGGTTCTTGGTTTTCTTGCGACATATCGAGTGCCCTCTGTTCTTGATTTTATTGCGAAATACTATAAAATGCTCATGTTCTTGCGAAACAACTACTGCGCTGCTTCTCGTAGAAACAATTGAATGCCTGATTCCTCGCTACCTGCAGATTTACAGGCCTGGAGGAACTTGGTAGGTGAGGACGGCGACGCCTACGCTTCTGAGCTCTCGTGGCTCCCGCCGTTGGGGAACGCCTCAGCTGCCGTCCTCCCCGTCGACACTCTCCGAGGTGAGTTCTTGCATTGAGAGAGGGGCATCAATTCTATTTCATCATCTTCTGCTGTATTGTTCTTGATCTTCGATTACATCATTTTCTGCTGTATTGTTCTTGATAGATGTCATACTTGTGTTCTTGGAACTTCTTGCGTGTAATTTAACACTGTTCTTGATTTTTCATATGATCAATGGAGTAATAATGGTTAAGTCATTTGCAAGTATACAATCAGTAGGGTACTAGGCCGGATTAATCTTCTGAGTGCTGACACTAACACTACTCCTCCTTGCAGTTGCCGCTGGTGCTGGGGGGCCGTATCATTCTGTCGTGGCGCTGCTCGTTGCGGCAGTGATCTTTGCTGTGCTCGGGTACCTCGTCAAGCATCTGATGACGCATTAGGTTCCACCAATTGCTATTGGAGTACTGATCTTACTTGGCCTCTCATAGCATTTAGGTGATTTTTACCCAGTGATTTCACATCGCATGCATTGAGTTCTCCCTGGTTTGACTGCTGTATTACCAGTTGGCAGAAGTGAGTACCAACTGGTTGCTGACATTATGCTTGCGCATTCGTGTGCCATCAGATTTTTGCATGGTTTTGCACCTCAAGTTGAGGTTGTATACTGGTTCTATGAGAGTGCTTTGACGGTGTAAATACTTCATGCTTGATGACCAGTGTTTTACCTGGTCACAGTTTTGATTTTGATATATACACATATCTCTTCTCCTGAATTGTGATCATAACACACTCTTTGTTAGGGCTTGTGTCACTTTGTTCCCAAAattaaccttaccaaaatttattAATGCTAAATTTTGACATGTTTTGgtgttactaaattttggttgcattggatgtgtttagtttgttttttaaaaaaagaaatgttggTAATGTTTTTATTAGGAGAAACTTTCAAAACTACCAAATTTGGAAGAATAGTATCAGTAAGATCAgttatcttattaaaatttaGTAGAGTTGCAAATGGTAATAAAGTGCACACACCCTTTAGTTCTTCATTAATTCCTGTGTTAACAGTCAAAAGATAAGCTAGATTATTTATATTGCATATGCTGCATTGCTGCGGTGGTATGACATCATGTGCAGTGGCACTGTAGTGTTCAACTGCAGACAATTAATCAGCATCGTGGTATTATGTGCATTATCCCACTTATATCTTGTACTACTCATTTTAATAACGAAATATATGtgcaagattaaaaaaaaacaatgcgtTAATAGGATCATTAAGCACCTAGTCTAGTTGGTACTCAAAGAAAACACATTCTCTTTTCTTCCTAGAATGAGAGCCCAGAGATTGATCAGTAAATCCTTTTGACGAACATATCAATTCAAGGTAGACTGGTATAAGGTTTGGATTACAGGATTAGACACAttccagcctgcctctcgctctcAGTTCACACTTTCACAACTCACTTAGgactcctgctgcacctgaggAGTCTGCGGGAACAAAAACTGCATGGAATGGAACAACACAGCACAATGTGTTAGACAATGCCACAAAGCTAGTTACAAATGCTTTTCTGTTTGATCTAGGCCTGGCGTGTATGTATGTACCTCAAAGGCCTTCCCTGATCTCTCATATTCAAGCATGCTGAGTGCTACTTCGCAGCTCTGGGAGACTATTGGCTCAGGGTCCTTTGCAAACTCCTCCAGAAGTGCAATGCTTTCCTGATCTGCAGGACAGCATTGGACATATTCTCACAAAGCTTTGACATATATCCATGGTTGATGAGAGACTGATGAAATCAAATCTTATCGTATTAGTTACCTGCAATTGAACCAAGGGCCTCAGCAGCTTCATGCCTGACCATTGGATGCTCATCAACATTCTTCAGGACAGTGGAAAGTGCATCTGAAGCAGCTTTGTTTTGTAGCTGGCCTAACACATAAGCAACCTGCAAAACATTACAGAAGAAAAAATGATTACAGTGGAGAACACAATGACAACATAAATAACAGTAACAATATGAAAAAGGTTGTTGATTATCTCAATAAAAAGAATAGATTGATCTTTAGAGATGGTGCTATCATGAATAGATCAAGAAATGTGCACTCTAGAATATTCAGCTGTCTCATGAAATACATCATGCCACCAAACCTATCCTGATATGTTGCCTTTTTCTCTACCTTATTTGGATGAAGCTCCACCCCTAGTTTCTTACAGAAAACAATTTATTGGGTATCCTAATTACTACAAAACTGAGTAGGTGTAACTGGATAATTTTGCTTTGCTAATGTCCTTTCTGTATCATAACAAGAGATGTAAGGATCTGCATAACTTATGCTTGTGGACAAAGATGCAACAGCGATTATCGAAGTTCAAGGCTTCAAGCAAACCTCGTGGCGTAGAAGAGCACTTTTGACGCCTAGAGCAGCAACAATAGCAGAAACAGCAGCATCTCCACTGTCATTCCTTAGTGCAAAGAGAGCTGCATAACGTTCATACATGCTTTCTTGCTCGTTGAGAAGAAGCTCCCTGAAAATTAATAACCATGCTATTAGTAGCATGATAATACACACAAAGCACAATGAAGACATGTAGGACTGTGTTGAACGACATGCCTTAGTTGTTCTACTGGAAGTCCTTGCTTTGCAGGCAGTGCTGGATCAACTGAGAGAAAAGGTGAAACAGTTGCACTTTCAACTCCACTAGTATTCTTTTGCTCTTCTATCCGTCTAATAGCCAGCTCACATGTTTCTTGAACTTCCACGGCAGGATCAACAGCTAAACTCTCCTCCAGCAGGGAAATGCTCTTTTCCAGGCCAATAGCTCCAAGCGCTTCCGCAGCCTAATGAATGAATAAACATACAAAGCTTCTCAAAATTGAAAGTAAATCACTATAAGCAGAAGATGGCATTAGTCCGTCGTAGCAATTACCTCGTGTCGGACAATTGGATGAAGTGAAAGATCTTTGAGAACTGCCTCTAATGCAGGGATAGCCTCAGCATCTTGCATTTGTCCTAGTGCAAATGCAGCCTCATGGGCAAGCAAGTTTGAAGAGTCCCTTGCAGCTGAGCATTGCAGCAAACACATCAGGTATTCTTAAGCCCGTTCATTAACAAAACATTGACAGGCAATTGGATCTAACAGCTCTATATGACAGTAGAAACATAAACAATCATTCTCAGTTCAATGTTAAACACTGTTTTCAGACTTCAAGGATGATTCATAAATCATAAGAGAGCATAAATTAGCACAGAATTAACTAGTACAAGAAAGGAAATATAAAGTAACTTTGTCAGATCAACGCCTGAGCAAGAATGCGAGATGGATTACTGAATTGGGAATTTGGTACCAAACTACAAGGCATGACAGTAATACTTGCCACCATATACCGAAGAAATGCTACCAGTCTACCAGCACACAGACAGCTAATTGCATCTTCACAACCTCGAATCGCATCAAACTAGCTCGATCAACGAAAGCAAATTAGAAGAAAGATGGCAGCTAACTATGCTACGTCGTCGATCGCTGAGTACTGACACCAAGTCGGCAAGCTACTGAGACCTTGAATCATATCACGGTGGAAACCAAAGCTGCTGCATAAGGAGACAAGTAAGCGGGTGagccgacgagggggagaccttggaggagggcgcggcgaggggCGTCGCCGCGGAGGTTGCGGAGGGAGAAGAGCGCCCGGAAGCGCTCGGCGATGGGCTGCGCCGCGTCGAGCAGGCGGTCGCAGAGGAACCCCTCCATCTCCGGGGTCGCGCCGAACGCCGCagatgcctcctcctcctccgtcgccgccggtgagccaaTCGAGTCCGCCGGCGAGCGAGGTGgtcactgcggcggcggcggcggcggcggcggcggcg
This genomic window from Oryza sativa Japonica Group chromosome 12, ASM3414082v1 contains:
- the LOC4352842 gene encoding uncharacterized LOC4352842; the encoded protein is MSLRPPPAVEKKTAKKKKKKRYAPNRLYKQRPSRRVPPFLPPPRPPPQSSPLDPHLPLPLPPPSFITASVPFPMAEDEFELDEEVFLDIPVDVVHSVVALAAGGGGGGGDALHPERERALHPAEDRGGVALAVEVVPPREPDDEQGTGAGHGGEEEETDIVVGDYMERGGGDDDDVFSSTCLTTVLFTLLSIIVWAVFLYGAAKLCVNYLVPLFRQQPPPSLPSPASHTYDADADMRCPCPCPSDLQAWRNLVGEDGDAYASELSWLPPLGNASAAVLPVDTLRVAAGAGGPYHSVVALLVAAVIFAVLGYLVKHLMTH
- the LOC4352843 gene encoding deoxyhypusine hydroxylase-B isoform X1; protein product: MEGFLCDRLLDAAQPIAERFRALFSLRNLRGDAPRRALLQAARDSSNLLAHEAAFALGQMQDAEAIPALEAVLKDLSLHPIVRHEAAEALGAIGLEKSISLLEESLAVDPAVEVQETCELAIRRIEEQKNTSGVESATVSPFLSVDPALPAKQGLPVEQLRHLLLNEQESMYERYAALFALRNDSGDAAVSAIVAALGVKSALLRHEVAYVLGQLQNKAASDALSTVLKNVDEHPMVRHEAAEALGSIADQESIALLEEFAKDPEPIVSQSCEVALSMLEYERSGKAFEFLFPQTPQVQQES
- the LOC4352843 gene encoding deoxyhypusine hydroxylase-B, encoding MEGFLCDRLLDAAQPIAERFRALFSLRNLRGDAPRRALLQAARDSSNLLAHEAAFALGQMQDAEAIPALEAVLKDLSLHPIVRHEAAEALGAIGLEKSISLLEESLAVDPAVEVQETCELAIRRIEEQKNTSGVESATVSPFLSVDPALPAKQGLPVEQLRELLLNEQESMYERYAALFALRNDSGDAAVSAIVAALGVKSALLRHEVAYVLGQLQNKAASDALSTVLKNVDEHPMVRHEAAEALGSIADQESIALLEEFAKDPEPIVSQSCEVALSMLEYERSGKAFEFLFPQTPQVQQES